The following proteins are encoded in a genomic region of Thalassophryne amazonica chromosome 5, fThaAma1.1, whole genome shotgun sequence:
- the ppp2r2aa gene encoding serine/threonine-protein phosphatase 2A 55 kDa regulatory subunit B alpha isoform, whose product MAGADDDSGDVHWCFAQVKGAIDDDVAEADIISTVEFNHTGELLATGDKGGRVVIFQQEPESKNQPQCRGEYNVYSTFQSHEPEFDYLKSLEIEEKINKIRWLPQQNAAQFLLSTNDKTIKLWKISERDKRPEGYNLKEEDGRYRDPNSVTSLRIPVFRPMDLMVEASPRRVFANAHTYHINSVSVNSDNETYLSADDLRINLWHLEITDRSFNIVDIKPANMEELTEVITAAEFHPNQCNTFVYSSSKGTIRLCDMRASALCDQHAKLFEEPEDPNNRSFFSEIISSISDVKFSHTGRYMMTRDYLSVKIWDLNMETRPVETYQVHEYLRSKLCSLYENDCIFDKFECCWNGNDSVVMTGSYNNFFRMFDRGFRQDVTLEASRENSKPRSVLKPRKVSTGGKRKKDEINVDSLDFNKKILHTAWHPLDNIIAVATTNNLYIFQEKLN is encoded by the exons CTGACATCATTTCCACGGTGGAATTCAATCACACTGGAGAGCTACTAGCCACTGGGGACAAAGGGGGTCGTGTTGTCATTTTCCAGCAGGAGCCAGAG AGTAAGAATCAGCCACAGTGCCGAGGAGAGTACAATGTTTACAGCACCTTCCAGAGCCATGAGCCCGAATTTGACTACCTGAAGAGCCTTGAGATTGAGGAGAAGATCAACAAGATTCGATGGCTGCCTCAACAGAATGCTGCACAGTTCCTTTTGTCGACAAATG acaaaaccataaaactgTGGAAAATTAGTGAACGTGACAAGAGACCAGAGGGCTACAATTTAAAGGAAGAAGATGGGCGATACAGAGATCCAAACTCTGTTACATCACTACGG ATACCAGTGTTCCGGCCCATGGACTTGATGGTGGAGGCCAGCCCTAGACGAGTGTTTGCTAATGCTCACACTTACCACATAAACTCCGTCTCCGTCAACAGTGACAATGAAACCTACCTGTCTGCAGATGACCTACGCATTAACCTGTGGCATCTGGAGATAACTGATCGCAGCTTTA ATATTGTTGATATAAAACCTGCTAATATGGAGGAGTTAACAGAAGTGATCACCGCTGCAGAGTTCCACCCCAACCAATGCAACACATTTGTGTATAGCAGCAGCAAGGGCACCATCCGCTTGTGTGACATGAGGGCATCAGCACTGTGTGACCAGCATGCCAAAC TGTTTGAAGAGCCAGAGGATCCAAACAATCGTTCGTTCTTCTCTGAAATTATCTCCTCTATTTCTGATGTGAAGTTCAGCCACACTGGACGCTACATGATGACCCGTGACTATCTTTCTGTGAAAATCTGGGATCTAAACATGGAGACACGGCCAGTAGAGACATATCAG GTGCATGAATATCTCAGGAGTAAGTTGTGCTCACTGTATGAGAATGACTGCATCTTCGACAAGTTTGAATGTTGTTGGAACGGGAATGACAG TGTTGTGATGACCGGTTCTTACAACAACTTCTTCAGGATGTTTGACAGAGGCTTCCGGCAGGATGTGACCCTGGAGGCGTCACGGGAGAACAGCAAGCCACGGTCAGTTCTGAAGCCTCGGAAAGTGAGCACAGGTGGGAAACGCAAAAAGGATGAAATAAATGTCGACAGTCTAGACTTTAACAAGAAGATTCTTCACACTGCCTGGCACCCATTGGACAACATAATTGCTGTGGCTACCACCAACAATCTGTACATATTCCAGGAAAAACTGAACTAG